In Tribolium castaneum strain GA2 chromosome 4, icTriCast1.1, whole genome shotgun sequence, one DNA window encodes the following:
- the LOC660341 gene encoding ubiquitin domain-containing protein 1 isoform X2: protein MHRSESFSERCYRRFVRVHLETQFSTRKNHPLCHETIRWKSDVPLTEGQLRSKRDEFWDTAPAFEGRKEIWDALRAAAVAAEAMDYELAQAILDGASVSVPNGYLTECYDELGARYQVPIYCLSYPINIVKEDNGRDSPAECSEPVDGGTETVLKLRLSHNCTDIKLAVYSTDTISMCKKKLQSQEGIESSRQRWFFGGKLLGDKLHVEEAKIPPGYIVQVIVNMETSPVSKQAL, encoded by the exons ATGCATAGGAGTGAGTCGTTCTCGGAGCGGTGCTATCGACGATTCGTCCGGGTCCATCTCGAGACCCAATTCAG CACGCGCAAGAACCATCCGCTGTGCCATGAAACGATACGCTGGAAATCCGACGTGCCATTAACCGAGGGCCAGTTGCGGAGCAAGCGGGATGAGTTCTGGGACACGGCCCCCGCCTTCGAGGGCCGCAAGGAGATCTGGGACGCGCTCCGGGCTGCCGCCGTGGCCGCCGAGGCCATGGACTACGAGCTAGCCCAAGCCATCCTCGACGGGGCGAGTGTCTCGGTGCCCAACGGCTACCTGACCGAGTGCTACGACGAGCTGGGGGCGCGCTACCAAGTCCCCATTTATTGCCTTTCGTACCCCATTAACATTGTCAAGGAGGACAACGGGAGGGACTCCCCGGCCGAGTGCTCGGAGCCTGTCGATGGGGGCACCGAAACTGTGCTCAAACTGAGACTTTCGCACAATTGTACTGACATTAAGTTGGCAGTTTACTCGACTGATACTATTAGTATGTGTAAAAAGAAGTTACAG AGCCAAGAAGGTATTGAATCGTCGAGGCAAAGGTGGTTTTTCGGCGGGAAGTTGTTGGGGGATAAGCTGCATGTGGAAGAAGCCAAAATACCTCCAGGCTACATTGTTCAAGTTATCGTCAATATGGAAACCTCGCCTGTTTCTAAGCAAGCCTTATGA
- the LOC660402 gene encoding heme A synthase COX15, whose protein sequence is MLSLVRQCRAFTPAKQFLGVSNRTLPKNGLVRTYMTPIWRRQPLTNLLKTRNFLKPSGAIIVRLNSNIPQKSKKSIGYWLMTCSGMVFVAVVLGGVTRLTESGLSMVTWKLLGEKMPRTEKEWQEEFEKYKQFPEFKIKNREMTLSEFKWIWHMEFGHRMWGRAIGAVFLIPAVYFWARGRFTPAMKKRVLAFGTLIGAQGLMGWYMVKSGLEDRFHGESDVPRVSQYRLAAHLSLAFVLYTLFLWSGLDQLLPAETITTGCKNAIKAARKFRMVAHTCKGLVFLTALSGAFVAGLDAGLVYNSFPKMADKWIPDDILALMPAMSNFTENPTTVQFDHRVLGTTTLTVITAMYLMSRRRLLPRRAYTAAAVFGALAWLQVALGITTLLTYVPTALAASHQSGSLLLLSSAVWLTHELKRLPK, encoded by the exons ATGTTAAGTTTAGTGCGACAATGTCGCGCATTCACCCCTGCTAAACAATTTCTGGGTGTCTCAAATCGGACGCTACCAAAAAATGGACTTGTTAGGACTTACATGACCCCCATTTGGAGGAGGCAACCCCTAACAAATCTTCTCAAA ACGAGGAATTTTCTCAAACCTAGCGGAGCAATTATTGTGAGACTGAATTCAAACATTCcgcaaaaaagcaaaaaaagcaTAGGCTACTGGCTGATGACCTGCAGCGGAATGGTCTTCGTGGCCGTAGTTTTAG GTGGCGTAACGCGATTAACCGAGTCAGGGTTGTCTATGGTTACGTGGAAATTGTTGGGAGAAAAAATGCCCAGGACGGAAAAAGAGTGGCAGGAGgagtttgaaaaatacaaacaatttCCCGAATTTAAAAT caaaaacagAGAAATGACTTTATCCGAGTTCAAATGGATATGGCACATGGAATTCGGGCACCGGATGTGGGGCCGTGCCATCGGCGCTGTTTTCCTAATCCCAGCTGTGTATTTCTGGGCCCGTGGCAGATTCACCCCAGCGATGAAAAAACGAGTGTTGGCTTTCGGTACTCTGATCGGTGCCCAAGGATTGATGGGTTGGTACATGGTTAAGTCAGGTCTTGAGGACCGATTCCATGGCGAAAGCGACGTACCTAGAGTATCGCAATATCGACTTGCCGCCCACCTTAGCCTTGCTTTTGTTTTATATACACTGTTCCTGTGGTCTGGTCTCGACCAACTTTTACCAGCCGAAACCATAACCACTGGGTGCAAAAACGCCATAAAAGCGGCGAGAAAATTCAGGATGGTGGCGCATACGTGTAAAGGCTTAGTGTTTCTGACTGCGCTCTCAG GGGCTTTTGTGGCCGGTCTGGACGCAGGTTTAGTCTATAATTCGTTCCCTAAAATGGCAGATAAGTGGATTCCCGATGATATTTTAGCACTAATGCCTGCTATGAGCAATTTTACGGAAAATCCAACTACGGTTCAGTTTGATCATAGGGTTTTAGGGACTACGACTTTGACTGTTATCACAGCCATGTATTTGATGTCGAGACGCAGGCTTTTGCCACGAAGGGCTTACACTGCGGCTGCAGTTTTCGGGGCTTTGGCCTGGCTGcag gTCGCTTTGGGAATAACAACGCTTTTAACGTACGTACCAACCGCTTTGGCGGCAAGTCACCAAAGCGGGTCGTTACTTTTGTTATCGTCTGCCGTTTGGCTGACTCATGAACTCAAAAGGTTACCTAAGTAG
- the LOC660341 gene encoding ubiquitin domain-containing protein 2 isoform X1 produces MGGCIGVSRSRSGAIDDSSGSISRPNSGSTRKNHPLCHETIRWKSDVPLTEGQLRSKRDEFWDTAPAFEGRKEIWDALRAAAVAAEAMDYELAQAILDGASVSVPNGYLTECYDELGARYQVPIYCLSYPINIVKEDNGRDSPAECSEPVDGGTETVLKLRLSHNCTDIKLAVYSTDTISMCKKKLQSQEGIESSRQRWFFGGKLLGDKLHVEEAKIPPGYIVQVIVNMETSPVSKQAL; encoded by the exons ATGGGTGGATGCATAGGAGTGAGTCGTTCTCGGAGCGGTGCTATCGACGATTCGTCCGGGTCCATCTCGAGACCCAATTCAG GTAGCACGCGCAAGAACCATCCGCTGTGCCATGAAACGATACGCTGGAAATCCGACGTGCCATTAACCGAGGGCCAGTTGCGGAGCAAGCGGGATGAGTTCTGGGACACGGCCCCCGCCTTCGAGGGCCGCAAGGAGATCTGGGACGCGCTCCGGGCTGCCGCCGTGGCCGCCGAGGCCATGGACTACGAGCTAGCCCAAGCCATCCTCGACGGGGCGAGTGTCTCGGTGCCCAACGGCTACCTGACCGAGTGCTACGACGAGCTGGGGGCGCGCTACCAAGTCCCCATTTATTGCCTTTCGTACCCCATTAACATTGTCAAGGAGGACAACGGGAGGGACTCCCCGGCCGAGTGCTCGGAGCCTGTCGATGGGGGCACCGAAACTGTGCTCAAACTGAGACTTTCGCACAATTGTACTGACATTAAGTTGGCAGTTTACTCGACTGATACTATTAGTATGTGTAAAAAGAAGTTACAG AGCCAAGAAGGTATTGAATCGTCGAGGCAAAGGTGGTTTTTCGGCGGGAAGTTGTTGGGGGATAAGCTGCATGTGGAAGAAGCCAAAATACCTCCAGGCTACATTGTTCAAGTTATCGTCAATATGGAAACCTCGCCTGTTTCTAAGCAAGCCTTATGA